The Calypte anna isolate BGI_N300 chromosome 3, bCalAnn1_v1.p, whole genome shotgun sequence genome segment AATTTGTCATTGGGTGACATATCCCATGTATGATTGTCTTAATAGAGTTCACTGTAGGTTGAGGGATTATTTACATATCTTAAcatgtagaaaataaaattgtaacttaccaaaaaaataaatatagattAACAGACTACCatatgaagtaaaataaattagacTCATTCTCCAGATGTTGAATTCCCTCCCTTAAGGCTTGAGCCAGAGAccataacagaaaaaaagcagtgatgttTTTTTGATGGCTTGAAAAGGTTTTACATAGGGCTCCTTATCAGACAATTGCTGTTTGAAACGAGATGTTCAGCTAAGCTGACAGGTATCTGAATTCTCTATGATCAAACAGCAAAACTTACCTCTAAAGGGAGTCTTTTTGGCAAAGAAATTTAGATCAAACATTAATACTGCATTTATTAGGAAGAATATAGTTCTTGCAGATTGTCTTGACATTAATTCAGCAGCAAGGAAATAAGCCTACAGTTAAGAACACAACGTATTTGCGAGGCAAATACGTGCTAGTGCACATGATTTTGCAAAACTTCACTCCTCAGCTACAATTGTGCATATTCCAGAATGCTTCTAACTAGATGGTTAATAAAAGTCTTCTCATGACTACAGCTAGGtctgccattaaaaaaattaactgaaaaactGGAATAACTTACTCAAGAACGATGCCAAACTTCAGGTCCAAATAGATCAGAACACTGAGAAATCTGGAATCTAGGTAAAAATCTTAAAACTTAGATCTATTAAacttgggagaaaaagaaaggaaaaaaaaaacccaaaaaatttAGAAGCAGTGAATCTGCTCTCAGAATTGCACGCTCACCAGGTTTGTAAACTCTACATGAAGTCAATGACGCACTGTTCACTAAAAGAGGTACAATGTAGATGCTCTATGCAAAGCAGTGCAGATTCTTTGACTGTAATTCACTTcattcctccttcttctcttcctttagGATTAAGGAAAAGGTCTGTCTTACAGGAAAAGGTCTGGGTTTACATGGAAGGGGGGGTGACTGGCGTCCACGTGGATGCTAGCCTGGCATGTGCAGAGGCATCGTACTGGCTGTCGGGCAGGTCCGTGGGTGCCCCCCCATCATacaggggagaggcagaggaggtggcagtgaCGGGGTGTGGAAGGGCAGAGTAGTGTGCTGGAGAACCACGTAAAAACTGGGAGCTGAGGCCGTTGGACATCCCACTCGACTGAGACACCGGTGTGATGGTGCTGTTACTCACAGACCATAAGTTGGGATACTGACTGAAAGAGGCAAAGTGATAAACGGTTATTAGTGATAAAAGTTAAAGTGATAAAAGGTTGTAGTGCCTCTAGGGCCTGCTGGCGGTTGCTAAGGTCACAACACAGCTCCTGATCTGGCTTCATTTGCTGGAAACAGGGAATTTCTTTAGGAGGCTCTCAGCAACTGCAAGGTAGGAAGAGCGCCCAGGCAGAAGGTCATGTTCATGGAACCCCACCAATAAATTTAACATCCTTGCTTTCCCAGGAGCAGTCCAGCACTGGGTATGCTTGCATATTTTAAGCCAAGCTGAGGAATGAACAAGCTGGCCTGAAAAATGCAGAGGTCTGAGAGCTGATTGCTGAGCTGTGACCCTTTCCTAAGAGAAAAGACTCATGATGAATGTGGCTGGACGCAGGAGCTGCTGGACATAGACAGGTTCAAATCCATTGCCATGAGTCTgtcaaaacccaaaacccccttGAGTGCCTCTGTAGACAGAGGGGAGAGATGCCTCCAGACAGCAGTTCAGCTGTCTTCTAGAATCCTGATCATCACCTTGTGTTAGAAAGGGGAGAGATAAATCAATGACAGATTGCACTGACACTACAAaattcttaaaaggaaaaaaagccttgtcAGTATACAACAGCCTCCACTCTCTCCTCTGTGTGTCCATATATCAGCCCATGTATGTCTAAATACACATATGTATTAAAAGAAGCAACTTTAAGAGAAACACTATCAGAAAGGTTCAGTCCTGCTGTGTAATACTACACAGCACTTTATACCTTTCAATCCCAAGCAATTtagcagaaaatataaatattcctCTTTACAAACAGGGGCTTAGAGAATAGGGATGGACGTTCCTTGAGGTCCCACAGTTCCAGTGTTACTGGTTTTATCTACTAGATACAGATCAGCCCTTGTAACAAGGGTTTGTGGAACTGGATGGGAAAGTGGCAACTGGCAAAATTAAACAGATCAAAAATAAACTTTAGACatcattttgtttaaaatgacaaaaaagttGGAGttgcagtgaaaaaaagcaTCCTCAAATTCAATGGATGTTGGTCAAAGTGATTTGCAATCCTTCATCTATCAAATTCTGCTGTCACAAGTATCTACatttccaaaaccaaaacataaaaagGTAGTTTTTATCTGTTTCTTCAACCTTTTCCTTGTAAATAGTTCTCCCAAGTGCCCCCTGCCCCAGGTGGCCAATGAATCACACATCACCATAAGGATCTGCAATTTGCTTGTTACTCTTTACCTCCTTATTTGGCCTTCTCTTCCTAGACAGTATCAAGACAGCGATTTGAAGGCTGCTGAGGGATGGACTCCTACCTGGAGCTGGTagctgtgccagtgctgtgACTCATGGGCAGCATTGTCGTGTGTGTGGGAACTCCTAGAGAAGACCAGTTTTCATGGGACTGCAGCATGGAAAGGCAGGCAGAGGAGTTATCGGCATAGGCTGCTGAGAAAAGGAGCAAGAGTTTAAAATGCACTCAAATCAGAGCAAATAACAATCCCAGAATCTTGTGTTCATATGCAACGTATAGCTTTAAGCCACCCTCcttgcaaaaaaacaaaccctagaCACACAGTAAAATGAAGTCAGCTACCAGCTGTGCCGACTTCACACTTGCGCTGGCATGCCCCTGCTGGTGTGTTGTTTTGTTCCACTTACAATTGCAAAATCCTATTCCTATGAGGGCTCCACAGCCAAAAAGCTGTCTTCAAACCACATGATAACTCAGCCCGTTCCTTATTCAGTCAGTGGGAAGAGGCAGGCTCCTTACTTACACAAGCTCAGCCCCTCCTCCCGGGCATCTTCTTTATCTCCATCACTACACTGGCAGTAACAGTCTGGCAGCCCTGGATAACAAGTGTATCACTGGATCGTGCATCCCAGTTTTGAGCTGAGCATGCCACCATGGGCTCTCAAGTCTGCCTTAGGCACCAGCAGGAATGATTGGACTGGGGCTTTAACTACTTAGCTTGTGACAAATACTGTCTGGCCAACATGGGAGAGACACTAAGAAGCTATAAAGGAATCCTATGCAGCCATCCATAGCAAAGAAAGAAGCGGCTGTGGCAGCTGGATACAGGAAAGAGAGGATTCCTTCTTAAGGAtcaggggaaaagaaggaacaCCAGATGTGTTTTGTTCTTCTATTATGTTTTGGGTCCCAGAATTTGCATAGAATTCCCAAGATGCAAGAAAAGTCCACAGAAAGATAGCTGTCCACTTGAAAACGAACTACAAAGCTACATACAAATTGGTCGGGCTGCATCTAGAAGCTTGTGTATTATTTCATAACTTAAAATAttagtgttctttttttaaaaaatgggaaacTTCAATATCCATATAGGCTGAAAGGCAAAAATTGCCATCACACCTTtgccaaaagaaagaaagaatataaatattggacaaaaaaccaaaccaaaccaaaataaaatccaaacccaaaaaaccactccattaaaaatgtctttgccTCCTCTCCTAAGGCTCACTATACCTTTAGCTCTTTGGCTCTTTCAGAGCACAAGTTTTAAATAGCTCTGCAGTTTATTCAGCTCCATATTATTTCTGTGTATCCAGTTCTGACACATTGAGAGCAACTTTAACGCACTGACATTAAGCAATAGGACACTGACAGAAACAGGCCCTCAATTATTATTCTGTTTGTAACAAGCAACACTAACAAGAAGTCAGGTACTGTTTCATTTCATTGTATTACCTTTAGTTAATGATTAAACCCCTCAttttcaaactttaaaaaaaataaatttaagctCACTGGTTATGAGAATTTGAGAGCACAAGACAAAGCCAGGACAATGGAATCTAACCAATGAGCATGAGACAGTTCTACACACCCTCAGTTCTTCCATCATAAAGATGGGAGACACACACTCATCACCCCTATTTCTTTGCAATGCTGGCCCCAAGCCTTCTGCACAAACTGAGCTAGGTGGTGACCTCAGTTTCTGTTGCATCCCTTGAGAAGCCCACCACTCAAAGCTCACAGCCCTCGGCTCATTTCCCATCTTTTTACAGAGATGCAACATGAGACTTACTTGGTGAGTTGTTTCTATGGGTGTAGGGGTTGGGGTAGGGGGCAGGACGGTGGTTCCTCAGCGATGAGTACCTTTCACAGCTGTGAGCAGGGGAGAGTGACAGGGGGGCTCCAAACTGAGTGTGAGGATTTGCAGGTGGGCACAGAGTCCCAGTCCCAGGAATAAGCCAGCTGCCTACTGTAGGGAGGCAAGAGGTGTTTAAGATGGGGACGTAATGCAGACAGGGAAAGAATCACAGCAATGAGATAAATAACCAGTCATTGAGGACATGCACACACTGGAGAGGAAAGTGTTTCAACATGGTTGAAAAATATGGCTCTGCAACTGTCttaaacaaaagaaggaaagtcAGAGAGAATCCCATGTCAAGCTAACATTATTTCTTAAATTACTATTTGATTAcattctcaggaaaaaaaaactgaaatggtTACATATGTAGTATGTGCTCAGCAACTGTTAGTGTAATCTTCAGTTTTAAATTGCTGTTTGTGTGTTGCAAGATATAGCTAAGCTCCAAGGTTTCTCAGACTGCTAAGAGCACTTGAAAATTGagtattttcacagaaataattccTACTGCAACTCAGCTTCCCCTCTGTACATACTGCAGATGTTTTTTGGCAATCATGTTTAAACAGAAATCACAAAAACgcttttactttttattcatTCAGAAAAACTTCTTAAGCAAATGCCCCTAATTAGCACCTAAGTACCATTTCAATAATTTTCTGCTGTattgtgaaataaaattttgtctCCATATCCATATGAATACTGCTGTCCCTGTATACAAAGATGGCTACCTTCTGTGACATGAAGGTAACTGCAAGATTCTATTAAAGTATTTTGAATGCAATACTGAAGTCTtaactacacacacacacagatcaTGTTTATAAAATCAGAAACTTGCATGACCACAGTCATAATGATTGGTAATATTATTCTCACTGTGAACTAATAAGCCAGCTAGCAAACGCTGTTCTCAAAGTTttccttaatttaaaatataaaatggaagaaatcaAAATTATGGTCAggatgcaaaagaaaagaaaacatacacTGAGAATACCCAGACTGCTGGTTGTCTCCCACTTCTTCCATCATGTCTTTGTGATCACTTCTGTTAAAGAAACCGTGTTGTGTTAGTTATGAATATGCTTTCTGCAAACTAACTAGAAAATCCATGCTCAAGAATTGAGTTAAAAGCTCTCACCTTTCTTTTGCATCAAGAAACGCCTTTGCAAATGgattgtatttaatttttaaagctgttatctaaaaacaacaacaaataccTTTATTTGCAAGTATCACTGTTCATTAACATATAGATATTAGGATCTGAATTAGGACTACCCACTGAAGTTAGTGAAAACACAgggttttttggaagaaataagATCAGGCCCATAATACCAACTCATGAACATCACCTAAGCAGCCTCCGAAGTCTGAAGTAGTAGCAGAGGCTAGGAATTAGTTCCTCTGACAGATTCTAAGAGGCTGAATTGCCAGGGTTTACTGATCAGCTaagaaagcagctgagaaagATAGTGTCCTAAAGAGTCATAAAAAGTTTCCACATCGCGACCCAGAAAAGACTGGGcatcaaaaaaaaatcttcaagagACTGGTAATTTATAGATTCATTAAACACAGAGATGCATTTTGGCTAACACAGAAAGGCTTGTTTCAAAAATGTTACTTCACACGCCAGGTGAAAATGTGTTATCATACTTGTTTGCCCCATAGAATCTTTTAAGAATTACTCTACTGCAACGAATTTGTAGTACAAATTGAGACAGCATCAGAACTTTGTGCTATTACACCCTCACAGGCTTTATATgcatcacttttattttttatattgagcttcaaacaaagcagagaacatGAAATGAGGTAGGTGTTTTGCTCTGTAACATGCACTTCACCACTTGAAACCTCCTGGTACTTGCATCCTTTCTTCCCTGCTATGCATACCTCCTCGTTCTGGTAGGCCGTCACGGCTATAAACTGTGTCTCTGGGAAGGAATGGCTAGTGATCATCCTCTGTGGGCCACCCACTCGCACTATATGAATCCTTGGCTCATACTTGTGCAGAGAGTTCAGCATGATCTGGAAGCAAAGGGATAGAGCAGGTAAGCAGTGACAGAGTGGCAGCATCGGCAGGCACAGGAAGTTTGGTTTAAGAGTATCCCATCTTTCCAACAGAGGAGAAAGACACAATAAACCCTAAAGCCGTAAGAATAGGAAAGGAACGCTGCAAGCACACACCACAAATTTTTGCCTCGTTATTCTCACCCCTGTTACCCGACAGAGCAGCTCGCACAGGGACAAAGACGTTGACGGTAAAATAGCCAGAAAGTTGCATCTACTACACCGCTGGCATTACCAGATACAGAGACCAAAAAGAcgtttagaaaaagaaaaccaaaacatcgAGGCACCCATCCTCGGTGGAAAGTCCAGCGCTGCTGAGAACGCAGTTCTAGGGGGAAAGAAGCGCGACCCAGCCCAGCATGTCTGACAACAGCAGCATAAAAAACAGCATTAAGGACGAGAGGTGACCCAGCAGGAGCCCCTCGCTCCGCATGGAACTGAACGGGTGGGTCAGGCCCTGCTCGGCTGAGCAGTGCGAGGGCAGCGCGGTGCCGGGGCAGGCCCCGGTGCTTACCTGCCCGCCGCCGTTGAGCTTGTTGGTGAGTTTGACTTTGCTGAAGGAGACGGGCGCCTTCATCCAGTGGGCGCCGAAGTTTGGCGAGTCGGGGTGGATGTAGACGCAGCTGGGCGCCTGCGGCTCGGGCTTCCCGCCCGGCACCCACTCCCCGTTCACGTACTTCCAGCGGTGCCCGTCGGCAGCCACGAAGTCCAGCAAGAAGGAGTACATGGCGTTGGGGTCCAGCCCCGACACGCTCACCTTCAGCACCGGGAACATCCTCCTGCGCGGAGACACGGAGGCGCGAGGCACGGCgggaggcagccccagcccccccatCCTCCTCACCCCGAACACAGCCGGGCGGCCGCCCCTGCCGCCGGGACaacccccttccctccccaaccccccccccccacacacacacacacgcacgcacacacacaccccacgGGTGTTGTGCATGGGTCGGGGGCGGCGGCACCCTACCTGCCGTTTTTGGTGACGATCATCTCGTTGGTGAGCTCCTTGAAGCGCAGCCACAGGTCGTTGTCCTCCAGCGTGACCCGCAGCTCCCGCTCCGTGGGGTCACCCTTCTCGCTGCCCGCCTGCAGCTCGCTCTCCACGGCGCTCAGCAGGTGATCCACCCGGTACTGCAGGGGCTTGCCCGCCCCCTCCGAGCCGGGGGAGCTCATCCTGGCCCCCCCACGCACTCACCCACCCACCAGCCCGGCCGGCCGGCGGGGCCGGCGCCCTGGCAGAGCCCCGagcggcggcggggcccgggTTGACTCCACTTGACCTCCGCGGCCCCAGCGAAGCGGGAGCGGGCAAGGGGGCCGGTGTTATACCCCGTCATAAACACCCCCCCGGTGACATCACAATGCCGGCGGGGGGGTGGCGCTGATTGGCGGATGGCCGCTTTGATCTGGCCGGCCGGCTTTTCCCATTGGTTGCCCGCGGCCATATCACAACGGTGCCCGGGGAAGCCTGTGATGTTAATTGCAGCCCGCGGGATTAAACGCGGCTATTTTATGCAAATCTGCCCCCAAATGTTTGCACCTCTATCAAAGCCGCCGGGCCGGGGCTCCGGCAGCCGCGGAGGAAATGGCCCATCTCGGCAACAGCCTCATAACTTGCGTGAGGAACCCTCCCGCCTCCCCGCAGCACTCAGCGACGGGGGACACCGACGCCCGCCCCAGCAAGCCCGAGGAGTCTGGTTTTAGGCAACAGGTCCCGGAAAGgagacacacacacccccccccccccgcagtGGGATTcataattaggaaaaaaaaaaaaaaaaaaagaaaaaaaaaagggggggggaagacCCCCTCTCTCCGCACCCTCTCCGCAACTCCTCACTCTCTCTGGTCGCAAATTGCGGCTCTTCACCCCAACAGCGAAGGGTGCAGGTAGCAACACCAATCCTGGCTGGAAAATGTAACCAAAAAGTTGAAACcgccctgcagagcagctgcccagAAACTTTTTAGGGCCACCTCCCCGCTACCGTCTCTCCACAGTTTTTAGTCATCGCAAGACCCCATCCATGAGAAAAGGCACAGTTTGCCCCCCATCGCCAGCACAGGCAGTGCCGAGATGTTCGGCCGAGGTGGTTTCGAGCCATCCCacctaaataaaatatatattttttaaaaaaaataaataaccaaaaAACTGATCGATGGATGCGAGCAGTCCCACTTAAACAAAAACGTACTTCTAAAAACCAGATCGGTACTTAAAGGCTTCGTTTCGCCTAACAAGGAGAAACCCCGGTGAGTTTCTCTAGGCAACAGTGGAGCGTGAACCTCACGGGCGAAACTTTGCAAGGggctgaatttctttttaaaggtgtttGGCTCAAAAGCGAAAGATGGGGCGAGGGAGAGACGAAGGCTGTTTTGAAACCCGCCCGCCCGCCGGTGTTTTAATAGTTTGCATTCTCCGGAGCTGCAGCGGTCTGTGGTGTGAGTGAAACAGTTTATTACCTTTCCGTGAGAATCCCTGGAtagagggagaggggggagagaggTGACAATGAGCAGGAAATAGTTCAATGGGATCTCTTTAAACAATAACAAGTTCTTTAAACGGGagcaaaggagagggaaaaacaagTGGA includes the following:
- the TBXT gene encoding T-box transcription factor T isoform X2, whose translation is MSSPGSEGAGKPLQYRVDHLLSAVESELQAGSEKGDPTERELRVTLEDNDLWLRFKELTNEMIVTKNGRRMFPVLKVSVSGLDPNAMYSFLLDFVAADGHRWKYVNGEWVPGGKPEPQAPSCVYIHPDSPNFGAHWMKAPVSFSKVKLTNKLNGGGQIMLNSLHKYEPRIHIVRVGGPQRMITSHSFPETQFIAVTAYQNEEITALKIKYNPFAKAFLDAKERSDHKDMMEEVGDNQQSGYSQLGSWLIPGTGTLCPPANPHTQFGAPLSLSPAHSCERYSSLRNHRPAPYPNPYTHRNNSPTYADNSSACLSMLQSHENWSSLGVPTHTTMLPMSHSTGTATSSSQYPNLWSVSNSTITPVSQSSGMSNGLSSQFLRGSPAHYSALPHPVTATSSASPLYDGGAPTDLPDSQYDASAHARLASTWTPVTPPSM
- the TBXT gene encoding T-box transcription factor T isoform X1 → MSSPGSEGAGKPLQYRVDHLLSAVESELQAGSEKGDPTERELRVTLEDNDLWLRFKELTNEMIVTKNGRRMFPVLKVSVSGLDPNAMYSFLLDFVAADGHRWKYVNGEWVPGGKPEPQAPSCVYIHPDSPNFGAHWMKAPVSFSKVKLTNKLNGGGQIMLNSLHKYEPRIHIVRVGGPQRMITSHSFPETQFIAVTAYQNEEITALKIKYNPFAKAFLDAKERSDHKDMMEEVGDNQQSGYSQLGSWLIPGTGTLCPPANPHTQFGAPLSLSPAHSCERYSSLRNHRPAPYPNPYTHRNNSPTAYADNSSACLSMLQSHENWSSLGVPTHTTMLPMSHSTGTATSSSQYPNLWSVSNSTITPVSQSSGMSNGLSSQFLRGSPAHYSALPHPVTATSSASPLYDGGAPTDLPDSQYDASAHARLASTWTPVTPPSM
- the TBXT gene encoding T-box transcription factor T isoform X4; the encoded protein is MSSPGSEGAGKPLQYRVDHLLSAVESELQAGSEKGDPTERELRVTLEDNDLWLRFKELTNEMIVTKNGRRMFPVLKVSVSGLDPNAMYSFLLDFVAADGHRWKYVNGEWVPGGKPEPQAPSCVYIHPDSPNFGAHWMKAPVSFSKVKLTNKLNGGGQIMLNSLHKYEPRIHIVRVGGPQRMITSHSFPETQFIAVTAYQNEEITALKIKYNPFAKAFLDAKERSDHKDMMEEVGDNQQSGYSQSYADNSSACLSMLQSHENWSSLGVPTHTTMLPMSHSTGTATSSSQYPNLWSVSNSTITPVSQSSGMSNGLSSQFLRGSPAHYSALPHPVTATSSASPLYDGGAPTDLPDSQYDASAHARLASTWTPVTPPSM
- the TBXT gene encoding T-box transcription factor T isoform X3 produces the protein MSSPGSEGAGKPLQYRVDHLLSAVESELQAGSEKGDPTERELRVTLEDNDLWLRFKELTNEMIVTKNGRRMFPVLKVSVSGLDPNAMYSFLLDFVAADGHRWKYVNGEWVPGGKPEPQAPSCVYIHPDSPNFGAHWMKAPVSFSKVKLTNKLNGGGQIMLNSLHKYEPRIHIVRVGGPQRMITSHSFPETQFIAVTAYQNEEITALKIKYNPFAKAFLDAKERSDHKDMMEEVGDNQQSGYSQCSWLIPGTGTLCPPANPHTQFGAPLSLSPAHSCERYSSLRNHRPAPYPNPYTHRNNSPTYADNSSACLSMLQSHENWSSLGVPTHTTMLPMSHSTGTATSSSQYPNLWSVSNSTITPVSQSSGMSNGLSSQFLRGSPAHYSALPHPVTATSSASPLYDGGAPTDLPDSQYDASAHARLASTWTPVTPPSM